Proteins from one bacterium genomic window:
- the ileS gene encoding isoleucine--tRNA ligase codes for MSRYTPVPSKVDFPALEHEVLRFWDEERVFARSIEQRRHCPDWVFYDGPPGTNGRPHIGHMLQSALKDLWPRYKTMRGFRVLRRAGWDTHGLPVELKAERELGLTDKSQIPAFGVEKFQDYCRSTVFRFKDEWEDSIRRIGRFLDLEDHYATLTADYIQSDWWVIKQIWDKGLLYRDVKIMPYCARCGTSLSSHEVAQGYQDVTELTLTARFRLKGEASTYLLAWTTTPWTLLGNVALALGPEVDYVFARVGDETLVFARDLLPAVLGERPHQILRTVPGRELGGLDYEPLWDFQAGPDSEGRQPHRTVVDDYVTAAEGTGIVHLALYGEDDFRLIRAYGLPRVQHVDDTGHFVAGTGPWSGRYFKEEGLDVEIVKDLAARGLLHDKARHEHSYPHCYKCENPLLYHAKPSWFIRTTSVRERMLAANRAIGWVPAGIGEGRFGAWLENNVDWAVSRDRYWGSPLPIWSCEEEGGCGHRLCVESLAELERLAGRPLGPDFDPHIPWIDRVPVACPACGRPMRREPYVLDCWFNAGLMPWGQFGYPARPGSAELFASQFPADFICEGLDQTRGWFYTMLAVSTILTGESSFRHVICTGLVGDKDGRKMSKTLGNVIDPMAVFEEFGADAVRWTFFNSHPWNAKRFSEELIRDAVKEIVLPYWNVYAFFATYAAIDGWSPDQGLAAPEAELDRWILSATVRLNERVCAALEAFDVFSASEAIVDHMDELSNWYIRRSRSRFWKSEDDADKHRAYSTLYRCLRDLTQILAPFLPFVTEVVHQRLLRPAEPALPVSVHLCDWPRADEEVRDPVLEREMDLVYHAVKLGRALRAQHQLKTRQPLAKMLVVVGAGEDDHCIRRMAGLIREELNVREIEISRDEHELVEISVKPNFRTLGKRFGPRMKEAAALIEGWGLREIAMLEHGEMLEVLGEQVKWEDLLIQRKEREGLKVITEHGFTIALDTELTPDLLLEGLARELINRVQNLRKESGLAVSDRIELIVRDGPELRAVLDAHGERVARETLALTLRLADKEDQLRDITLNEVRTAIGLRKVEH; via the coding sequence GTGAGCCGCTACACCCCCGTCCCGTCCAAGGTCGACTTCCCCGCGCTCGAGCACGAGGTGCTGCGCTTCTGGGACGAGGAGCGCGTCTTCGCCCGCAGCATCGAGCAGCGCCGGCACTGCCCCGACTGGGTCTTCTACGACGGCCCGCCCGGCACCAACGGCCGGCCCCACATCGGGCACATGCTGCAGTCCGCCCTCAAGGACCTCTGGCCACGCTACAAGACGATGCGCGGCTTCCGCGTGCTGCGCCGCGCCGGCTGGGACACCCACGGCCTGCCGGTGGAGCTGAAGGCCGAGCGGGAGCTGGGCCTGACCGACAAGAGCCAGATCCCGGCCTTCGGTGTGGAGAAGTTCCAGGACTACTGCCGCTCCACCGTCTTCCGCTTCAAGGACGAGTGGGAGGACAGCATCCGCCGCATCGGACGCTTCCTGGACCTGGAGGACCACTACGCCACCCTGACGGCGGACTACATCCAGAGCGACTGGTGGGTGATCAAGCAGATCTGGGACAAGGGCCTGCTCTACCGCGACGTCAAGATCATGCCCTACTGCGCCCGCTGCGGCACCAGCCTCTCCAGCCACGAGGTGGCCCAGGGCTACCAGGACGTGACGGAGCTGACCCTGACGGCGCGATTCCGGCTGAAGGGCGAGGCCTCCACTTATCTCCTGGCCTGGACGACCACGCCCTGGACCCTCCTGGGCAACGTGGCCCTGGCCCTGGGCCCCGAGGTGGACTATGTCTTCGCCCGGGTGGGGGACGAGACCCTCGTCTTCGCCCGCGACCTGTTGCCCGCCGTGCTGGGGGAGAGGCCCCACCAGATCCTGCGCACGGTGCCCGGGCGGGAGCTGGGCGGGCTGGACTACGAGCCGCTCTGGGACTTCCAGGCCGGCCCCGACAGCGAGGGGCGGCAACCCCACCGCACGGTGGTGGACGACTACGTCACCGCGGCGGAGGGCACGGGCATCGTCCACCTGGCCCTCTACGGCGAGGACGACTTCCGCCTCATTCGCGCCTACGGGTTGCCCCGCGTCCAGCACGTGGACGACACCGGGCACTTCGTGGCGGGGACCGGCCCCTGGTCCGGTCGCTACTTCAAGGAGGAGGGCCTCGATGTCGAGATCGTGAAGGACCTGGCCGCCCGCGGCCTCCTGCACGACAAGGCCCGTCATGAGCACAGCTACCCGCACTGCTACAAGTGCGAGAACCCGCTCTTGTACCACGCCAAGCCCTCCTGGTTCATCCGCACGACGTCCGTGCGCGAGCGGATGCTGGCCGCCAACCGGGCGATCGGCTGGGTGCCGGCCGGCATCGGCGAGGGCCGCTTCGGGGCCTGGTTGGAGAACAATGTGGACTGGGCCGTCTCGCGCGACCGCTATTGGGGCAGCCCGCTTCCCATCTGGAGTTGCGAGGAGGAGGGCGGCTGCGGCCACCGCCTCTGCGTGGAGAGCCTGGCCGAGCTGGAGCGCCTGGCCGGCCGGCCGCTCGGTCCCGACTTCGATCCGCACATCCCCTGGATCGACCGCGTGCCGGTGGCCTGCCCCGCCTGCGGCCGGCCCATGCGCCGCGAGCCTTATGTCCTGGACTGCTGGTTCAACGCCGGACTCATGCCCTGGGGCCAGTTCGGCTACCCGGCCCGCCCCGGTTCGGCGGAACTGTTCGCCTCCCAGTTTCCGGCGGACTTCATCTGCGAGGGCCTGGACCAGACCCGCGGCTGGTTCTACACCATGCTCGCCGTCTCCACCATCCTGACGGGGGAGAGTTCCTTCCGCCACGTGATCTGCACGGGCCTGGTGGGGGACAAGGACGGCCGCAAGATGAGCAAGACCCTGGGCAACGTGATCGATCCCATGGCCGTCTTCGAGGAGTTCGGCGCCGACGCCGTGCGCTGGACCTTCTTCAACAGCCATCCCTGGAACGCCAAGCGCTTCAGCGAGGAGCTCATCCGCGACGCCGTGAAGGAGATCGTCCTCCCCTACTGGAACGTCTACGCCTTCTTCGCCACCTACGCCGCCATCGACGGCTGGTCGCCCGACCAGGGGCTGGCCGCGCCGGAGGCGGAGCTGGACCGCTGGATCCTGTCCGCCACGGTGCGGCTCAACGAGCGGGTCTGCGCCGCCCTGGAGGCCTTCGACGTCTTCAGCGCCAGCGAAGCGATCGTCGACCACATGGACGAGCTGTCCAACTGGTACATCCGCCGCAGCCGCAGCCGCTTCTGGAAAAGCGAGGACGACGCCGACAAGCACCGGGCCTACTCCACGCTCTACCGCTGCCTGCGCGACCTGACCCAGATCCTCGCCCCCTTCCTGCCCTTCGTGACGGAGGTGGTCCATCAGCGCCTGCTGCGCCCGGCGGAGCCGGCCCTGCCCGTCTCCGTCCACCTCTGCGACTGGCCGCGGGCGGACGAGGAGGTCCGCGACCCGGTCCTCGAGCGGGAGATGGACCTTGTCTACCACGCCGTCAAGCTGGGGCGGGCCCTGCGCGCCCAGCACCAGCTCAAGACGCGGCAACCCCTGGCCAAGATGCTGGTGGTGGTGGGGGCCGGCGAGGACGACCACTGCATCCGGCGCATGGCCGGCCTCATCCGCGAAGAGCTGAACGTGCGCGAGATCGAAATCAGCCGCGACGAGCACGAGCTGGTGGAGATCAGCGTCAAGCCCAACTTCCGCACCCTGGGCAAGCGCTTCGGGCCGCGCATGAAGGAGGCGGCGGCCCTGATCGAGGGCTGGGGCCTGCGCGAGATCGCCATGCTCGAGCACGGCGAAATGCTGGAGGTGCTGGGCGAGCAGGTGAAGTGGGAGGATCTGCTCATCCAGCGGAAAGAGCGCGAGGGCCTCAAGGTCATCACCGAGCACGGCTTCACCATCGCCCTTGACACGGAGCTCACGCCGGACCTGCTGCTTGAGGGACTGGCCCGCGAGCTGATCAACCGCGTCCAGAATTTGCGCAAGGAGAGCGGCCTGGCCGTGAGCGACCGCATCGAGCTGATCGTGCGGGACGGACCCGAGCTGCGCGCCGTGCTGGACGCCCACGGCGAGCGGGTGGCGCGCGAGACGCTGGCCTTGACCCTGCGGCTGGCCGATAAGGAGGATCAGCTGCGGGACATTACCTTGAACGAGGTGCGGACCGCCATCGGCCTGAGGAAGGTGGAGCACTGA
- a CDS encoding TraR/DksA family transcriptional regulator, with protein sequence MAQTYYTAEQLEEFRRILLEKRREALEELDYCKKELEEGLSQASGDSSTYSFHMADQGTDAQEQEKTFMFASRQGKFVQTVDAALERIEKGRYGICVKCGCLIAEQRLRIVPTAKLCVDCKTPEE encoded by the coding sequence ATGGCACAGACCTACTACACAGCGGAGCAGCTGGAGGAATTCCGCCGCATCCTGCTGGAGAAGCGGCGGGAAGCGTTGGAGGAGCTGGATTACTGCAAGAAGGAGCTGGAGGAGGGTCTCTCCCAGGCCTCCGGCGACTCCAGCACCTATTCCTTCCACATGGCGGACCAGGGCACCGACGCCCAGGAGCAGGAGAAGACCTTCATGTTCGCCTCGCGCCAGGGCAAGTTCGTCCAGACGGTGGACGCCGCCCTGGAGCGGATCGAGAAGGGGCGCTACGGCATCTGCGTGAAATGCGGCTGCCTCATCGCCGAGCAGCGCCTGCGCATCGTGCCCACGGCCAAGCTCTGCGTTGACTGCAAGACCCCCGAGGAATAG
- a CDS encoding signal peptidase II: MTARPPRNRRPAITRARAVLIIALCFATDQLLKLAVRVWLEPGQSLPLLGDWVRLTLVENRAGVMGISLLPLWALTALSLPAVVLLGWWLWRQLPGRTWLVRLLPWVLGGAAGNLWDRVLRGRVTDMIDVDIPDIHLPAARLAGFDFPGFHLERWWVFNLADSFIFVCMILILILGLSGRLEQEPPAAPVSGDGEGTAG; the protein is encoded by the coding sequence TTGACTGCAAGACCCCCGAGGAATAGGAGGCCGGCCATCACACGCGCCCGCGCCGTCCTGATCATCGCCCTGTGTTTCGCGACGGACCAGCTGCTGAAGCTGGCCGTTCGCGTTTGGCTGGAGCCCGGCCAGTCGCTGCCCCTGCTGGGGGACTGGGTCCGCCTCACGCTGGTGGAGAACCGCGCCGGGGTGATGGGCATCTCGCTGCTGCCCCTGTGGGCCCTCACCGCGCTCTCGCTGCCGGCCGTGGTCCTGCTGGGCTGGTGGCTGTGGCGTCAGCTGCCCGGCCGCACCTGGCTGGTCCGCCTGCTGCCCTGGGTGCTGGGCGGGGCCGCGGGCAACCTGTGGGACCGCGTCCTGCGCGGTCGCGTCACCGACATGATCGACGTGGACATCCCGGACATCCACCTGCCGGCGGCCCGCCTCGCCGGCTTCGACTTCCCGGGCTTCCACCTGGAGCGCTGGTGGGTCTTCAACCTGGCGGACAGCTTCATTTTCGTCTGCATGATCCTCATCCTCATCCTTGGCCTGAGCGGCCGGCTGGAGCAGGAGCCCCCCGCCGCGCCGGTGTCCGGCGACGGAGAGGGGACGGCCGGGTGA
- a CDS encoding RluA family pseudouridine synthase produces MSPRGRHSFVRYGGKAPHPPAMEPEVEEIRLEIGPHQSPERIDLWLARQIRFVSRTFIQHIIEEGMVLAGGRPVAKPSQRIGPGEVLLVRVPRRPRPLITAEEIPLDILHEDEHLMVINKAAGMVVHPARGNFSGTLVNALMNYLDELPEEAGEDFRPGIVHRLDRDTTGLMVIGKTPEAVRELSRMFHDREVHRIYRALVWGSPRHLQGTVETGIGRDPRDRLKMAVLTLPQGRRAVTHYRTTARFDFLSLVELKLETGRTHQIRVHLQHLGHPVFGDADYGGRDARRAGFTGDRQTRAHRYLDLVGRQALHSWRMGFRHPVEDRALDFEAPLPPDMAAVLAGETERDGPLPPSTTSVWSWGGGGAGGPGEDGRRRAPQRGGSAASPEA; encoded by the coding sequence GTGAGTCCGCGCGGCCGCCACAGCTTCGTGCGTTACGGCGGCAAGGCCCCGCACCCGCCGGCGATGGAGCCGGAGGTGGAGGAGATCCGGCTGGAGATCGGTCCCCACCAGAGCCCGGAGCGCATCGACCTGTGGCTGGCGCGCCAGATCCGCTTCGTCTCCCGCACCTTCATCCAGCACATCATCGAGGAGGGGATGGTCCTGGCCGGCGGGCGCCCGGTCGCCAAGCCCAGCCAGCGCATCGGCCCGGGCGAGGTGCTGCTCGTGCGCGTCCCGCGGCGGCCGCGGCCGCTCATCACGGCGGAGGAGATCCCCCTGGACATCCTCCACGAGGACGAGCACCTGATGGTGATCAACAAGGCGGCGGGCATGGTGGTGCATCCGGCCCGGGGCAACTTCAGCGGGACCCTCGTCAACGCCCTCATGAACTATCTGGACGAGCTGCCGGAGGAGGCGGGGGAGGACTTCCGGCCGGGCATCGTCCACCGCCTGGACCGCGACACGACGGGCCTGATGGTGATCGGCAAGACGCCCGAGGCGGTGCGCGAGCTGAGCCGCATGTTCCACGACCGGGAGGTGCACCGCATCTACCGGGCGCTGGTGTGGGGCAGCCCGCGCCACTTGCAGGGCACGGTGGAGACGGGAATCGGGCGGGATCCGCGCGACCGCCTCAAGATGGCCGTCCTCACCCTGCCCCAGGGCCGCCGGGCTGTCACCCACTACCGGACCACGGCGCGCTTCGATTTCCTCTCGCTGGTGGAGCTTAAGCTGGAGACGGGCCGCACGCACCAGATCCGCGTCCACCTGCAGCACCTGGGGCACCCGGTCTTCGGCGACGCCGACTACGGCGGCCGGGACGCCCGGCGGGCCGGCTTCACGGGGGACCGCCAGACCCGCGCCCACCGCTATCTGGACCTGGTGGGGCGGCAGGCCCTGCACAGCTGGCGCATGGGCTTCCGCCATCCGGTGGAGGATCGGGCCCTGGACTTCGAGGCGCCCCTGCCGCCGGACATGGCCGCCGTCCTGGCCGGCGAGACGGAGCGGGACGGCCCCCTGCCGCCCTCCACCACCTCGGTCTGGAGCTGGGGTGGCGGCGGAGCGGGCGGCCCCGGCGAGGATGGCCGGCGCCGCGCGCCGCAGCGGGGAGGGAGCGCCGCCTCCCCCGAGGCCTGA
- a CDS encoding NYN domain-containing protein, whose translation MNLTQRNLALYVDFDNIAIGFKSKNGTKLDIRMVLNRLLEKGRIITKRAYADWHYYSKYKDELHANGIELIEIPKRSMTGKNSADIRLVVDAIDLCHTNPHIDTFVIFSGDSDFSPLVSKLRENNKTIIGIGMRESSSNLLVENCDEFLFYENLGIEEQREVPALGKTIPKDKLPAMKQLVSAINALLREDSEILLASLIKDTIKRKNPSFSESSLGYSNFGEFLEDAARFDILEVTRDKTRGGTWVVTKLKGLTK comes from the coding sequence ATGAACCTGACCCAACGCAACCTGGCCCTTTATGTGGACTTCGACAACATCGCCATCGGCTTCAAATCCAAGAACGGGACCAAGCTGGACATCCGCATGGTCCTCAACCGGCTGCTGGAGAAGGGGCGCATCATCACGAAGCGGGCCTATGCCGACTGGCACTACTACAGCAAGTACAAGGACGAGCTGCACGCCAACGGCATCGAGCTGATCGAGATCCCCAAGCGCTCCATGACCGGCAAGAACAGCGCCGACATCCGCCTGGTGGTGGACGCCATCGACCTCTGCCACACCAACCCCCACATCGACACCTTCGTCATCTTCTCCGGCGACAGCGACTTCAGCCCCCTGGTGAGCAAGCTGCGGGAGAACAACAAGACGATCATCGGCATCGGCATGCGCGAGAGCAGCTCCAACCTGTTGGTGGAGAACTGCGACGAGTTCCTCTTCTACGAGAACCTGGGGATCGAGGAGCAGCGCGAGGTGCCGGCCTTGGGCAAGACCATTCCCAAGGACAAGCTGCCCGCCATGAAGCAGCTGGTCTCGGCCATCAACGCGCTGCTGCGCGAGGACTCCGAGATCCTGCTGGCCAGCCTGATCAAGGACACGATCAAGCGCAAGAACCCCTCCTTCAGCGAAAGCAGCCTGGGCTACTCCAACTTCGGCGAGTTCCTGGAGGACGCGGCCCGCTTCGACATCCTGGAGGTGACGCGGGACAAGACCCGCGGCGGCACCTGGGTGGTGACCAAACTCAAGGGCTTGACCAAGTAG
- a CDS encoding DnaJ domain-containing protein yields the protein MGEPFRDYYQLLGVAPFASEEEIRRAWRRLAKQLHPDRNPEDPLSEQRFKQVQAAYRLLMEPARRARYDDLYARRTRRARPTGPASAAAASPRAADQRATADPGTGGAQPGADEAPFRRPRPAPEAQDGPDLRQVIHLPLDRFEGGGSVSIGQPGLAALEVTLPALVVPGDELVLPGRGRPGRLGGRAGRLILELRPALPAGVRLEGSDLVQELEVDGLLLMTGGTTTLRHPTGRSLDLSLPAGVQQGQRLRLRGQGLPARPDKGDLVLEIRVRIRPVTGFRARRLAEKLRDLLASSEHGS from the coding sequence ATGGGCGAGCCGTTCCGCGACTACTATCAGCTGCTGGGGGTGGCGCCCTTCGCCTCTGAGGAGGAGATCCGCCGCGCCTGGCGCCGCCTGGCCAAGCAGTTGCATCCGGACCGCAACCCCGAGGATCCCCTCTCCGAGCAGCGCTTCAAGCAGGTGCAGGCCGCCTACCGCCTCCTCATGGAGCCCGCGCGGCGGGCCCGCTACGACGATCTCTACGCCCGCCGCACGCGCCGGGCCAGGCCCACCGGCCCCGCTTCAGCCGCAGCCGCCTCCCCCCGCGCTGCCGATCAACGCGCGACGGCCGATCCAGGTACGGGCGGCGCGCAGCCGGGGGCGGACGAGGCCCCCTTCCGGCGCCCCCGTCCGGCGCCGGAGGCGCAGGACGGGCCGGACCTGCGCCAGGTCATCCACCTTCCCCTGGACCGCTTCGAGGGTGGCGGCAGCGTTTCCATCGGGCAGCCCGGACTCGCCGCCCTTGAGGTGACGCTGCCCGCGCTGGTCGTACCCGGCGACGAGCTGGTGCTGCCCGGCCGTGGCCGGCCCGGGCGCCTGGGCGGCCGGGCCGGCCGCCTCATCCTCGAGCTGCGCCCCGCCCTGCCAGCCGGAGTGCGCCTGGAGGGATCCGATCTGGTGCAGGAGCTGGAGGTGGACGGCCTGCTGCTCATGACAGGCGGCACGACGACCCTGCGTCACCCCACCGGGCGCAGCCTGGACCTCAGCCTCCCCGCCGGCGTGCAGCAGGGGCAGCGCCTGCGCCTGCGCGGCCAGGGCTTGCCGGCGAGGCCGGACAAGGGGGACCTCGTGCTGGAGATCCGCGTCCGCATCCGGCCGGTCACCGGCTTCCGCGCCCGCCGCCTGGCGGAGAAACTGCGGGATCTCCTCGCCTCCTCCGAACACGGATCCTGA